In Salmo salar chromosome ssa03, Ssal_v3.1, whole genome shotgun sequence, a single genomic region encodes these proteins:
- the g45ip gene encoding Growth arrest and DNA-damage-inducible proteins-interacting protein 1, translated as MLCRRTAIFSWAIRRVSPLKSYNLASSHCGLLHQIANYNPKPLKLNLKDPYIPDRESEKTPEWQKTAKYDRKLFGRYGSSSGIDPAKLWPSHAQLEEMIAEEREWNPPLQVMLKNVEAKTKEDNAKRLAREKLVAANMAKMPKMVADWRKEKREAKQKLKDEKARRERLLAEARERFGYAMDPRSPKFLEMVSEIEKEEKKKRKLMKRRLKEEQSHVPPAASSAESSS; from the exons ATGCTATGCAGGAGGACAGCAATATTTAGCTGGGCTATTCGGAGGGTTTCACCCTTAAAATCGTATAATCTTGCCAGCTCACACTGCGGGCTTCTACATCAGATAGCAAATTATAACCCTAAACCACTGAAATTAAATTTGAAAGATCCATACATACCAGATAGGGAAAGCGAGAAAACTCCGGAATGGCAGAAGACAGCGAAGTATGACCGCAAGCTATTCGGGCGGTATGGCTCTTCGTCGGGAATCGACCCTGCAAAGCTGTGGCCCAGCCATGCCCAGCTCGAGGAGATGATAGCAGAGGAGAGGGAATGGAACCCTCCGCTCCAGGTGATGCTGAAGAACGTCGAGGCGAAAACGAAGGAAGACAATGCGAAACGTCTCGCGAG AGAGAAACTGGTTGCAGCCAATATGGCCAAGATGCCTAAGATGGTGGCTGACTGGAGGAAGGAAAAACGGGAGGCGAAACAGAAGTTGAAAGATGAGAAGGCCCGTCGTGAAAGGCTGCTAGCTGAGGCCAGAGAACGCTTTGGCTACGCTATGGATCCCCGAAGCCCCAAGTTCCTGGAGATGGTCAGTGAAAtcgagaaggaggagaagaagaaaaggAAGCTGATGAAACGTAGACTAAAAGAAGAACAGAGCCACGTCCCCCCTGCTGCTTCCTCGGCTGAATCCTCGTCATAA